aaaTTTATGGGAAATATTGGCCCATATTGGCCCCATTTTTCCACTGAATAGCAGCAGTAGGTTTATTTGATGCACAGCGGCAGACCTCAGCAGGTTTATAGGCATTTTCTAATTTGCCTTAcagcaaaatcaaaaaaaaaaaaaaaaagcagcaccaTATGCCATCATCATAGCACTCCATGAAGTATATTTCTCCCAAACGGTATTGATCAAtaccatttttatttgatttaaaaggGTCTGTACCCCCCTTGTTTTATTAAGAAGGCTATACCAGACGCATAATCACTATACATAGATTTAACATTACCTTTACAATTAAATTCTCACTGaaattacagaataaatatatgcacattttctttttaaatctttgtgtgagagagaaaacattaaaagtgtTTCCTACAAAGCCGTTAGTGGTAATATCCAGAAGCATGGTTGTCTTACGAAAGTGCGTTAAATTCCATAAAATCTTGAGTGTTGTTATGTATTCACAAACATTGATCCTTGGGTGCGTCTTTGCGAGAGGACTTCTCATGTCTGTTTttgataatatataaaataaatagaccACCAAACAGTAATGCGTTGCACAGTATCTCCATTGAAGGTGAAGTATCTGTTATTTTCAGCAGTACCCACCCCAGCAGTTGAATgcatgcagcaagctgcaatatTCTACAAACTGTGCCAGGCCTTTGGGCAAATATCCGAATGTgcatgagagaggaaaaaaggtgAAGATGTGACGTTTCTCCCGCAGTCATGCGGCTGTAATGCTGTGTCACGCTCTCCCCATGCCACCCGTGGCACAAACAAATCTGTTCCGTATAAAAATAAGGGTCATAACATTGCTGGCTACTCTGAAAAAAGGCACTTCATTGAATATCTGAGTATGGCCTTTCCTCCAAAGTAATTTGGgggaaaatatttcagtgattatatatatatatatatatatatatatatatatatatatatatatatatatatatatatatatataatttatcatGCTTTTTTCAATACTTTTGTAGTGGGCATGGGGGTTGCTATATATGGAAGTGAGCTTAATCTCTGTCATCAGAACCTATATGATTTCTCCAAGACTTCGAGGTAATCTGGCTTGGTTTGGAGTTTGGCCCTTAACTCGAGGTATTCATTTTGCTCTGGAAATCCCTTTCCCCCAGTGAAAAGTAGAGTTTCTTTTAATCTGGCATCTTGCTGCAAGTCAGGGTATTGCATTCCTGGAGGATGTGCATGTGCAACGTGCATGTCCTTTAATTTTGGAACGGTGCCATAAAGGCAGTCTACAAACCCCACGGTTGGAGTCGGTCTCTGGCTGTCAATTACTGTGGGGCAAAGCACGCCATTCTCATGAAATCCAGCCACATCTCCAGACTGATTGACCGTGACAATGGTGTTAAGTTGAGAGTTTGACACAGCCATAGTccattccttttctttttccaacaGAGTTCGATAATTACTGCTGTTTTCCTTTGTCTCTGAAAACCGTTCTCCATCTATTTCACCTTCTCGTGGTTTGTAAATGGGATTGTTGCACATTTGAGCAACAGGGTGGGGGATGTAATCATAAACATGGCCAGAGGCAGGTTTCTCGGGTGATGTTTGTTGTTCCTCAAATATCCGGCACTGCATCTGGATCCCGGTCAGATCCACCACTTCCTGACGTTTCTTGAATGGGAGTTTCTTCCTTCTCCTTAGTACAAATGCAAATAGGCCAGCAGCGACAAACACAGCAGAGATGAACAAGATCAAGAGACTGAGGATGAGAACCGAAAGTGGTATGGCTCCTGTGGAAGGGGCGTATCCTAATCCAGAGTCACTGGTGGAAGTGACATCATTAGCAAGTCCAGGAGAAGCAGCAGAAAATTTCAGTTCTGGGCAGATAAGCTCAAGTTCCAGGGTGCGAAGGTCCTTACCAAAAGCAAACTCCGGTGTCTTGCAAATTACTTCCCCAACCACAATGACAGAGCTCAGTTTCTCGATCCACTGCTTGAGTGGAACAATGTCACATGAGCATTCCCACGGGTTCTGGTGTAGGTCAATCTGTACAATTGAGTCAAGGTGCTCCAGCACTCCACTCACAGGCAGATACAGGAAATAGTTGTTGCGTAGATTCAGCCTAGACAGGGAGGTGCCAGCAAAAGCATCGATGGGAAGTGTGCGCAGCAGGTTATCATTCAAAAAAACCAGCTGCAGGTTTGCCATCAGGCTGAAAGCAGCTGGTTGAATCTCTCGAATAACATTGTACTCTAAATAAAGGTAGCTGAGCATCTGCAAACCACGAAACATGCCTGGAGTCAACCTCTCAATATCATTACCATTCAAGTATAAACTTTTCAAATTGGGCAGGTTGATGAAGGCACCTTCTTGAACATATGATATCCGATTGTTACCCAAATGGAGTAAATCCAGACTGGAGAAATTCCAAAAATCTGACCTGTATATTTTCTGAATCAAGTTCCCACTCAGATAGAGTTTTTTGGCATTTAGTGGCCGTGGCAAGAGCTCAGAGATGTTGTGAAATCCTTTCTCTTTGCAATTTACAGTGAGTCCCAAGTCATTGATGTGTAGATTACACATACATCCCGTTGGGCAGATGATTGGAATAGGTGGTCTCGTTTGATAGCCAGGTACAGGGGGTTGGTTCGGACCAGGGTAAAGGCTTCGTGGAGTTGGTGGCGTTTTCGTGGGTCTGGGTCGTTTTGTTGGCTTaacatgtctctctctgtactccaccgaggaggcagtgttatgaaaAGATGACAACATGGATGAGGGTTTGGTGGGCCACATGTTCTCATTACTGAAGGGTAGCCTCGGAATGCCGAGTTTTACCTCTATCTCAGCTTCAGAAAGCAGGGGGCATAACTCGCTCCTTTTGATCTCACGGAGATCTTTTCCATGAAAGTGAAATGGATACTCACAAGTGATATCACCCACCAGAGCTGTGTATGGTATTCTCTCCAGCCATGTTTTGAGCTGTACAATCTCACATACGCAGTTCCACGGATTTTCTTCAAGCTGAATCTCCATCAGACTACGACCCACATACTCCAGTGTCCCCTTATATGGAAGAGTCTTTAA
The genomic region above belongs to Pangasianodon hypophthalmus isolate fPanHyp1 chromosome 6, fPanHyp1.pri, whole genome shotgun sequence and contains:
- the slitrk3a gene encoding SLIT and NTRK-like protein 3; translated protein: MLWVTLLSTIALGWTTPIPLLDESEEIDEPCFDPCYCEVKEGIFHVHCDSKGFTNVSQISQSWTRPFKLNLQRNSMRKLYFNSFLHLNNAVSLNLGNNALQDIHAGAFNGLSILKKLFLHENKLEVFRNDTFLGLESLEYLQADYNVIKKIESGAFRNLHKLRVLILNDNLIPMLPNFLFRSVSLTHLDLRGNRLKTLPYKGTLEYVGRSLMEIQLEENPWNCVCEIVQLKTWLERIPYTALVGDITCEYPFHFHGKDLREIKRSELCPLLSEAEIEVKLGIPRLPFSNENMWPTKPSSMLSSFHNTASSVEYRERHVKPTKRPRPTKTPPTPRSLYPGPNQPPVPGYQTRPPIPIICPTGCMCNLHINDLGLTVNCKEKGFHNISELLPRPLNAKKLYLSGNLIQKIYRSDFWNFSSLDLLHLGNNRISYVQEGAFINLPNLKSLYLNGNDIERLTPGMFRGLQMLSYLYLEYNVIREIQPAAFSLMANLQLVFLNDNLLRTLPIDAFAGTSLSRLNLRNNYFLYLPVSGVLEHLDSIVQIDLHQNPWECSCDIVPLKQWIEKLSSVIVVGEVICKTPEFAFGKDLRTLELELICPELKFSAASPGLANDVTSTSDSGLGYAPSTGAIPLSVLILSLLILFISAVFVAAGLFAFVLRRRKKLPFKKRQEVVDLTGIQMQCRIFEEQQTSPEKPASGHVYDYIPHPVAQMCNNPIYKPREGEIDGERFSETKENSSNYRTLLEKEKEWTMAVSNSQLNTIVTVNQSGDVAGFHENGVLCPTVIDSQRPTPTVGFVDCLYGTVPKLKDMHVAHAHPPGMQYPDLQQDARLKETLLFTGGKGFPEQNEYLELRAKLQTKPDYLEVLEKSYRF